The following are encoded in a window of Castanea sativa cultivar Marrone di Chiusa Pesio chromosome 5, ASM4071231v1 genomic DNA:
- the LOC142633490 gene encoding pathogen-related protein-like isoform X1: protein MATEEATLLKTMGDKYRSFLYDEADDIEWRHGGPPTYDDVNKLFEDGRTKEWPKGSLEEIVQNAVKSWEMELSHKTRLKDFKTINPEKFKLFVNGREGLSGEETLRLGSYNALLKNSLPKEFQYYKAEEESFESSHDVFRSALPRGFAWEVLSVYTGPPEIVFKFRHWGFFEGPFKGHAPTGEVVQFYGLATLKVDESLRVEEVEVYYDPAELFGGLLKGQPAATESSTATHKCPFSK from the exons ATGGCTACAGAAGAAGCTACACTACTTAAAACCATGGGAGATAAGTACAGGTCTTTCTTGTATGATGAAGCAGACGATATTGAATGGAGACATGGTGGGCCTCCAACATATGATGACGTTAACAAGCTCTTCGAAGATGGCAGGACTAAG GAATGGCCTAAAGGGTCACTAGAAGAAATAGTGCAAAATGCTGTGAAGTCCTGGGAGATGGAGCTCTCACACAAGACTCGCTTGAAGGACTTCAAGACAATCAACCCTGAGAAATTCAAGCTCTTTGTTAATG GAAGAGAGGGGTTATCAGGAGAAGAAACTCTAAGACTTGGGAGCTACAATGCGTTGTTGAAGAATTCACTGCCAAAGGAGTTTCAGTACTACAAAGCAGAGGAAGAGAGCTTTGAATCATCTCATGATGTATTTCGATCGGCTTTGCCTCGTGGGTTTGCATGGGAAGTACTTAGCGTTTATACTGGACCTCCTGAAATAGTTTTCAAGTTTAGGCACTGGGGTTTCTTCGAGGGACCCTTCAAAGGACATGCTCCTACTGGAGAGGTCGTTCAATTTTATGGATTGGCTACTCTCAAG GTTGATGAATCTCTAAGGGTAGAAGAGGTGGAGGTGTACTATGACCCAGCAGAGCTATTTGGAGGCCTTCTAAAGGGACAACCTGCAGCCACTGAAAGCTCCACTGCTACCCATAAATGCccattttccaaataa
- the LOC142633490 gene encoding pathogen-related protein-like isoform X2: protein MGDKYRSFLYDEADDIEWRHGGPPTYDDVNKLFEDGRTKEWPKGSLEEIVQNAVKSWEMELSHKTRLKDFKTINPEKFKLFVNGREGLSGEETLRLGSYNALLKNSLPKEFQYYKAEEESFESSHDVFRSALPRGFAWEVLSVYTGPPEIVFKFRHWGFFEGPFKGHAPTGEVVQFYGLATLKVDESLRVEEVEVYYDPAELFGGLLKGQPAATESSTATHKCPFSK from the exons ATGGGAGATAAGTACAGGTCTTTCTTGTATGATGAAGCAGACGATATTGAATGGAGACATGGTGGGCCTCCAACATATGATGACGTTAACAAGCTCTTCGAAGATGGCAGGACTAAG GAATGGCCTAAAGGGTCACTAGAAGAAATAGTGCAAAATGCTGTGAAGTCCTGGGAGATGGAGCTCTCACACAAGACTCGCTTGAAGGACTTCAAGACAATCAACCCTGAGAAATTCAAGCTCTTTGTTAATG GAAGAGAGGGGTTATCAGGAGAAGAAACTCTAAGACTTGGGAGCTACAATGCGTTGTTGAAGAATTCACTGCCAAAGGAGTTTCAGTACTACAAAGCAGAGGAAGAGAGCTTTGAATCATCTCATGATGTATTTCGATCGGCTTTGCCTCGTGGGTTTGCATGGGAAGTACTTAGCGTTTATACTGGACCTCCTGAAATAGTTTTCAAGTTTAGGCACTGGGGTTTCTTCGAGGGACCCTTCAAAGGACATGCTCCTACTGGAGAGGTCGTTCAATTTTATGGATTGGCTACTCTCAAG GTTGATGAATCTCTAAGGGTAGAAGAGGTGGAGGTGTACTATGACCCAGCAGAGCTATTTGGAGGCCTTCTAAAGGGACAACCTGCAGCCACTGAAAGCTCCACTGCTACCCATAAATGCccattttccaaataa